Proteins encoded in a region of the Bdellovibrionota bacterium genome:
- the bamD gene encoding outer membrane protein assembly factor BamD, translating into MRRNYLAVAFGLIAVGCSVPRPEQFKEDKPLYEHALKLFNEKEYEEAIPFFESLRNRFPQSPYAIHSEMKIADARFEKADYAEAEVEYQSFRSLHPTHSKITHVVFRIGLCHYKQAPKTVDRDQVHTERAIELFQELIAKWPAAPEAKEAEPLLAKCRRALVERDLYVANFYLRHKQYEAALVRLRDLQTKTEFPELNAEIRYKLGYAYYKLKDKDQARKILRDVADDPKSGEFAGKAMELLK; encoded by the coding sequence ATGCGCCGGAACTATCTAGCCGTTGCCTTCGGTCTAATCGCCGTGGGTTGCAGCGTCCCCAGGCCGGAACAGTTTAAGGAAGACAAACCGCTCTACGAACATGCCTTGAAGTTGTTCAACGAAAAGGAATATGAGGAAGCGATCCCGTTTTTTGAAAGCCTGCGGAACCGTTTTCCACAGAGCCCGTACGCGATCCATAGTGAAATGAAGATCGCCGATGCCCGGTTTGAAAAAGCGGACTACGCCGAGGCGGAAGTCGAATACCAATCCTTTCGTTCGCTTCACCCGACGCACTCCAAGATCACCCATGTCGTTTTCCGAATTGGCCTGTGTCATTACAAACAGGCCCCCAAAACCGTCGATCGGGACCAGGTGCATACCGAGCGGGCGATCGAGCTATTCCAAGAATTAATTGCGAAGTGGCCCGCCGCACCAGAGGCGAAAGAAGCCGAGCCGCTTTTGGCGAAATGCCGCCGTGCTTTGGTCGAACGCGACCTTTACGTCGCGAACTTCTATCTCAGGCACAAACAGTACGAAGCGGCGTTGGTCCGGCTGCGCGACCTCCAGACAAAAACGGAATTCCCTGAATTGAACGCCGAGATCCGCTACAAACTGGGTTACGCGTATTACAAATTAAAGGACAAGGATCAAGCTCGAAAGATTCTGCGCGACGTGGCCGACGACCCGAAATCGGGCGAATTTGCCGGCAAAGCCATGGAGCTGCTTAAATAG
- a CDS encoding FHA domain-containing protein: MAAPEKRLLPPEIGAILEFTDGSEKGRQIPLLHFRTVLGRKFGDVLIRDLKVSSTHAALEYRGGAFHVIDLGSSNGTYINGGRVRDQLLEPGTEVRIGMSAFHVRLDVAQAVKLAAGRPREMSASEGGLSQLLDREFFHPELLGGKLAHAEVPEPLNVVYLKVLTGPDRGKEYSMDKATILLGRREADVAIADQDVSRKHALMERQEGGQYLLRDLASTNGTFVNDRRITNSVLSEGDRIRVGGTTLSFHLRASK; the protein is encoded by the coding sequence GTGGCAGCTCCAGAAAAAAGACTTCTCCCGCCCGAGATCGGCGCTATTTTGGAATTTACGGACGGGAGCGAGAAGGGGAGGCAAATTCCACTGCTTCACTTTCGCACCGTTCTCGGACGAAAATTCGGCGATGTGTTGATCCGCGATCTTAAAGTCTCGTCGACGCACGCCGCACTGGAATACAGGGGCGGCGCGTTTCATGTGATCGACCTGGGCAGCTCGAACGGAACGTATATCAACGGAGGGCGTGTCCGGGACCAACTCTTGGAACCGGGGACGGAAGTCCGGATTGGAATGTCGGCGTTTCACGTCCGCCTTGACGTGGCGCAGGCGGTGAAACTGGCCGCGGGCCGGCCGCGCGAGATGTCGGCCTCCGAGGGCGGCCTTTCCCAGCTTCTCGACCGGGAATTCTTTCACCCCGAACTCCTCGGTGGCAAGCTTGCGCATGCCGAGGTTCCGGAGCCTCTTAACGTGGTGTATCTGAAAGTTCTGACGGGTCCCGACCGGGGGAAAGAGTACTCCATGGACAAAGCTACGATTTTGCTGGGCCGAAGGGAAGCGGATGTGGCGATTGCGGATCAGGATGTCTCCCGGAAGCATGCCCTGATGGAACGTCAGGAAGGTGGGCAATATCTCCTTCGCGATCTCGCTTCCACCAACGGCACATTCGTGAACGACCGGCGGATCACCAATTCGGTTTTGTCGGAAGGCGATCGCATTCGAGTCGGCGGCACGACGCTCTCTTTTCACCTGAGGGCGTCGAAATGA
- a CDS encoding FHA domain-containing protein translates to MKYSIALTVTEGEDQGKSFRLTKPRTVIGRQGADFCLEDKKISSMHAAIEISDQDVAIVDLDSRNGVLVNGEKTRKTILSNMDEIQLGLTKLKILIVADLQNLRTSGKEDAEVTSAGKDIGAMIDDELKGVSKWDLAEPTESTPEGQSFKAVAYGIEIVEGPDAGKKFSLEKSSTSLGRGKADIVFSDSDISRLHALLEVNRVGQVTIRDMGSTNGTYVNAKRVAEAKLSSGDTFQMGGTLCRLVRLT, encoded by the coding sequence GTGAAATATTCGATCGCATTGACCGTGACGGAAGGGGAGGATCAAGGGAAATCCTTCCGTCTTACGAAGCCTCGCACGGTGATCGGAAGGCAGGGGGCGGATTTCTGTTTGGAGGATAAGAAGATCTCTTCCATGCACGCCGCAATCGAAATCAGCGATCAGGACGTGGCGATCGTCGATCTCGATTCGAGAAACGGTGTCTTAGTGAACGGCGAAAAGACTCGGAAAACGATTCTTTCCAATATGGACGAAATTCAGCTCGGATTGACCAAATTAAAGATATTGATCGTCGCGGACCTGCAAAACCTGCGTACGTCGGGCAAGGAAGACGCGGAGGTCACGTCGGCCGGCAAGGACATCGGCGCAATGATCGACGATGAGCTGAAGGGGGTATCCAAGTGGGATCTGGCCGAACCGACCGAATCCACACCGGAGGGTCAATCTTTCAAAGCTGTGGCTTACGGCATCGAAATCGTGGAGGGTCCCGATGCCGGCAAGAAGTTCAGCCTTGAGAAGTCGTCGACGAGTCTCGGTCGGGGCAAGGCCGATATTGTGTTTAGCGATTCCGATATTTCGCGATTGCATGCGCTGCTGGAGGTCAATCGCGTAGGCCAGGTGACCATCCGCGACATGGGTTCGACCAACGGGACGTATGTAAATGCCAAGAGAGTCGCCGAGGCTAAGCTGAGTTCCGGCGACACGTTTCAAATGGGCGGTACCCTCTGCCGCCTTGTCCGACTTACCTAA
- a CDS encoding DUF4388 domain-containing protein: MAKTKQKAAVEMVVGEVVLRFLEGENEGVEIRVSPPRQLTVGRSEECDIFLGEKKISRKHCQLTVSSDGVLIRDLQSTNGTLLNGKKISEAAVESDDKIKVGTSVFQVTIHADKQVVHEGASPRRDALGLGHEPRPRGSEPEAFSLENESSGVMEEPKESFSLEMERPVEASEPPPPVEEKKPKPLSGNLSAMGLADLLQNLSQNRKSGILRLTSNRVGKLWISEGRIVAAEVGSVKGTKAIYRMLGWNEGEFELLPMPEDFKIDRLEQPVTESTESLLMEGFRQFDELEKLRKGLPPPHSKLTLRSKFAAPLSKLHPRVLDVLQVVLNEGTLQAVLDASPFNDLETSKIVFYLLKKEYIASDT; this comes from the coding sequence ATGGCTAAGACGAAACAGAAAGCGGCGGTGGAGATGGTCGTCGGCGAAGTCGTTCTGCGCTTCTTGGAAGGGGAGAACGAAGGCGTGGAAATTCGCGTCTCTCCCCCACGCCAACTCACGGTAGGTCGCAGCGAAGAGTGCGATATCTTCCTGGGAGAAAAGAAGATTTCCCGAAAGCATTGCCAGCTGACCGTCTCTTCGGACGGAGTCCTGATTCGAGATCTTCAGAGCACGAACGGGACGCTCTTGAACGGCAAAAAAATATCGGAAGCGGCTGTTGAGAGCGACGACAAAATCAAGGTCGGGACGAGCGTCTTTCAGGTGACGATTCACGCCGACAAGCAGGTCGTTCACGAAGGGGCTTCACCCCGGCGGGATGCCCTCGGTCTCGGGCACGAACCGAGACCGCGAGGATCCGAACCGGAGGCCTTTTCGCTCGAGAACGAATCTTCCGGCGTCATGGAAGAGCCGAAGGAGTCGTTTTCTCTCGAGATGGAACGTCCGGTGGAAGCTTCCGAGCCTCCGCCTCCGGTCGAGGAGAAAAAGCCCAAACCTCTCTCGGGAAACCTTTCCGCCATGGGGCTGGCGGATCTGCTGCAAAACCTTTCACAGAACAGGAAGAGCGGCATTTTAAGGCTGACGTCCAATCGAGTGGGAAAACTTTGGATCAGCGAAGGGCGAATAGTGGCGGCGGAAGTCGGCAGCGTGAAAGGGACCAAGGCGATTTACCGGATGCTCGGGTGGAATGAAGGCGAGTTTGAATTATTGCCGATGCCGGAGGATTTCAAAATCGATCGGCTGGAACAGCCGGTAACGGAATCGACCGAAAGTCTTCTCATGGAAGGATTCCGCCAGTTCGATGAACTTGAGAAGCTTCGAAAGGGGCTTCCGCCCCCGCACTCGAAATTAACGCTCCGGTCGAAATTCGCGGCGCCCCTCTCGAAACTTCACCCGCGCGTCCTCGATGTGCTTCAGGTGGTGTTGAATGAGGGGACTCTCCAGGCGGTTCTGGATGCCAGTCCGTTCAACGATCTTGAAACGTCTAAAATCGTTTTTTATCTGCTGAAAAAAGAGTACATCGCCAGCGATACGTGA
- a CDS encoding BrnT family toxin → MAKFHFVEWLLVWLLETPTFEFEWDAGNRSKNQTKHGVAIHEVEEVFHSGTALPVGIQIDPPVPEERLALVGSTFSGRVLFVAFVLRNGKIRPISTRPAHRKERKLYESLLRKIAKNV, encoded by the coding sequence GTGGCTAAGTTTCACTTCGTTGAATGGCTTTTGGTTTGGCTTCTTGAAACCCCAACCTTCGAATTTGAATGGGACGCCGGAAACCGATCGAAGAATCAGACGAAGCACGGGGTGGCTATCCATGAAGTTGAAGAGGTGTTTCATTCGGGAACGGCATTGCCTGTCGGTATTCAGATTGATCCTCCCGTACCCGAGGAGCGCCTAGCTCTTGTCGGATCAACGTTTTCGGGGCGGGTTCTTTTTGTCGCATTTGTTTTGCGAAACGGAAAAATTCGACCGATTAGCACTCGGCCGGCACACAGAAAGGAGAGAAAACTCTATGAGTCGCTATTACGCAAGATCGCAAAAAATGTATGA
- a CDS encoding type IV pilin protein: protein MELMIVVVIVSILAAIAIPAYSKYVKKSRTSEAVSNLGAIAMFEETFFSENDSYVTASANPASVPTSANPGGRLAFSSGISNWAQLGRIIPDRQMVYFQYQIIAGQFTSGSSFTSSSGPFLQSYTFTHNPGAGWCTNSSFGMSASSLTIPSGASVNWFYATATGDQNANKKCSLFIKVIDRPDIVTENDIE from the coding sequence GTGGAACTGATGATCGTCGTCGTCATCGTGTCGATATTGGCGGCGATCGCCATCCCCGCCTACAGCAAATATGTGAAGAAATCCCGGACCTCCGAAGCGGTCAGTAATCTCGGCGCCATTGCGATGTTCGAAGAGACGTTCTTCTCCGAGAACGACAGCTACGTCACCGCATCCGCAAACCCGGCGTCGGTACCCACTTCAGCCAATCCCGGCGGACGCCTGGCGTTCAGCAGCGGTATTTCCAACTGGGCACAGCTCGGCCGTATCATTCCCGACCGCCAGATGGTTTACTTCCAGTACCAAATCATCGCGGGCCAGTTCACAAGCGGATCGTCTTTCACATCCAGCAGCGGGCCCTTCCTGCAGTCGTACACCTTTACCCATAACCCCGGAGCTGGCTGGTGCACCAATTCCAGCTTCGGCATGTCGGCGTCCAGCCTCACCATACCCTCAGGCGCTTCCGTGAATTGGTTTTACGCGACGGCCACGGGCGATCAAAATGCGAATAAGAAATGTTCGCTCTTTATCAAGGTCATCGACCGCCCCGACATCGTCACCGAAAACGATATTGAATAG
- a CDS encoding AgmX/PglI C-terminal domain-containing protein → MPDHVRLHTRIEPQNALWSEWTFDDPVEVTAGFAPTASIWLFDPKAGPTRALFQRRKNEILLRITPDLRGELLLEERKIPIHVLRNAGLLRWDNSGEYVVLRQQTSGTVVLGSTTIRFWITRTPEEPEYPLHPLPLRIVGGISPLLLIMFLVSMLTHFYVVKVLRSLPSASEPTAEEVHRQFARFLVPKEDYVRKELARRDQAAANPEISEQKEAPSRAAQPPPAGLLAAVVSRRANQKSSPFSRLFSTTSLSGNFEGVLGGKSLDSAIALRLQSGTAGGSQLGAVPKAVEIKTERPVNLPEANLEKKTANVSVSRLSVEPAEGGAGSLDRDSLERIVAQRAGQLRDCYERALGRNQTLAGKIVVRLVITIEGRATGVAIDQSTLSDKWVEQCITSKIALWDFPKPEGGPAPVKFPFIFSTSSKG, encoded by the coding sequence ATGCCAGATCACGTCCGCCTTCACACCCGCATCGAACCCCAAAACGCGCTTTGGAGCGAGTGGACCTTCGACGACCCCGTAGAGGTCACCGCCGGTTTCGCGCCGACGGCTTCGATTTGGCTCTTTGATCCGAAGGCCGGACCGACTCGGGCCCTCTTTCAGCGAAGGAAGAACGAGATCCTCCTTCGCATCACGCCGGACCTGCGCGGAGAGCTTCTCTTGGAAGAGCGTAAAATTCCGATCCACGTCTTGCGGAACGCCGGCCTGCTTCGTTGGGACAATTCCGGCGAGTACGTGGTTTTGAGGCAACAGACCTCCGGCACCGTCGTTCTCGGCTCGACGACGATCCGATTCTGGATCACGCGCACCCCCGAAGAACCGGAGTACCCGCTTCACCCCCTTCCGCTGCGAATCGTGGGGGGCATCTCTCCGTTGCTTTTGATCATGTTCCTCGTTTCGATGCTCACCCATTTTTATGTCGTGAAGGTGCTTCGGAGCCTCCCCTCTGCTTCCGAGCCGACGGCGGAGGAAGTTCACCGGCAGTTCGCCCGTTTTCTCGTTCCGAAAGAGGATTACGTGCGCAAGGAACTGGCCCGGCGGGACCAGGCTGCCGCAAATCCGGAGATATCGGAACAGAAAGAAGCCCCTTCCCGCGCTGCTCAGCCTCCTCCTGCGGGCCTTCTGGCGGCCGTTGTAAGCCGGCGAGCGAACCAAAAGTCCTCGCCGTTCTCCAGACTTTTTTCCACCACTTCCCTCTCCGGAAATTTCGAAGGCGTCCTGGGGGGAAAAAGTCTGGACTCTGCGATTGCTCTCCGTCTCCAGTCGGGAACCGCGGGCGGTTCCCAACTCGGAGCCGTGCCCAAGGCGGTTGAAATTAAAACCGAGCGCCCGGTGAACCTGCCGGAAGCGAATTTGGAGAAAAAAACCGCCAATGTCTCGGTCTCGAGGCTTTCGGTGGAACCTGCGGAGGGAGGAGCCGGCTCTCTCGATCGCGACAGCCTCGAACGGATCGTGGCGCAACGAGCGGGCCAATTGCGCGATTGTTACGAGCGCGCGCTCGGCCGCAATCAGACTCTCGCGGGAAAAATCGTCGTACGCCTCGTCATCACGATCGAGGGCCGTGCAACCGGAGTCGCCATCGACCAATCGACGCTGTCGGACAAATGGGTCGAGCAATGCATCACGAGCAAGATCGCTCTCTGGGATTTTCCGAAGCCGGAAGGGGGACCCGCCCCCGTCAAATTCCCCTTTATTTTCAGTACAAGTTCCAAGGGTTAA